The nucleotide window TTATGGCAGTCATTTCTCAGCTCCTTGAGCTTGAAACAAATTCTGTGCAtctgtttctgattttttttttcctttcggAACACGCAGGGCCCATTGTCAACTAGCAAACTGAGCTGTTGTttgtccattttttatttttattttttaaattgcttacAACTTCTCTTGTCTTGATTGAATACATCTGTAttgttttttgtacaaatggcCTCGCAGCCTAATGTGAGGGAATCCCAACTGTAGGCTGGCACGGATAAAACAATCATTCTTTGAGCTGGCATATGTATTctttctgtcctctcctctcctctcgtaccctgtcctctcttctcctcttcctccccccctcctccctgcCTTCTATACAAATCCAGATTTTTctcctaagaatttttttttaactaacaaGTTCCACTTGTGAGTAGTTTAAAAGACTCTTTAAGTCATTTATTAGATCAAACAACTTCCTTTATAGAAAGAATAGTTGTTAGCTCTCATCACATTCTAAACATGTTAGCGCACCTAGAATGTTGGACCCATATGGGAGGGGAGCTTGAATTCCAAATGGATGGTCCAGGTTGGACATCTAGAACAACCTACAGATCAGAGCAGAAAGATAGAGAATCCTGAACTCCACTTCTGTCCTAACATCTGCCCAAATGCcattttgcattaaaaaaaaaataaatcacttttctcttttcccagaatTGAGAAGGTCATCGATAATAATACTACGGTGAAGATGGTCCCCATCAAAATCGTCCACTCTGAAAGCCACGCCGAGAAAGAGAGTCGGCAGAACCTCGTGAGCACCATGGAGCCCCCTGCTCTGCCCAGTGGCTTGGAAAAAGACCAAATCAAGACACTCAGCACCTCTGAGCAGTCCTACTCGCGCTTCTGCGCCTACACCAGGCAGGGTGTGGAGCCTGAGGCCGAGAATAAAACCAGAGCAGCTGACTCAGAAGCAGCCGAAGCCTTGGGGTACAACTTGAAAGACGGTGAGGAGTCCAGCCCTGCTGTCAGCTACGTGAAGGCCAAAGAGAAGACGTTGGAAGACTTGAAGTCGGAGGAGCTCGCCAGGGAGATTGTCGGCAAGGATAAGTCTTTGGCAGACATTCTAGATCCCAATGTGAAAATTAAAACCACCATGGACCTGATGGAGGGCATTTTCCCTAAAGACGAGCATCTCTTAGAAGAGGCTCAGCAACGCCGGAAGCTGCTTCCAAAGGTTCCTTCTCCTAAAATCACAGAGGAAAAGTGAGTAGAATTTGGTGCTCGGTCTGTGGTTCCCTTCGTTGATGATGCTATTTTTGTCCTgtggatttttctttattttacaacaCAAGGTTAGATCTTATACTGAAGGCCAACGTCATGGTTGGTCGGCACTCTTTGATAGACCTTGTTCATAGTTTGTGTTTGGCAGAGATAGAGGGGTAAGGTAGAAAGGAATGTAGAAATATAAACACTGCCACTAATTATGCCTGTCGCGTAAGGCATGTGATTTATAGCAGTACTCCccagctttttttcccctcctgggTGAGTGAAAATTTCTAAGTAAGTTAAATTGAatgttactgttttttttttacttttttaaatttagttttatctttttatcttaataaccaatttacacataagttttccaaatttgagattcatggtgtcttctttccttcctcctcctggagttgacaagcaattcaatctagatttttaaatgatttttacatATATGCTATCCTTGTCTATGAATTCACTTGATTGGTTGGtgaattataaattttaaatctttcaaaatataaaaatcatagtATGCCACCTATGATTTATCTACCTATTCATCACTAGAGCCCTGAGGCTATTGGGTCCTCCAGGATATCCGTGGAATAAAACAGGTGAGGTAGACCCCTTTAGAAAAGCTAGATAATGGAGCTTCTAAGGAGAGGTCTCCCATTGAGGGCATCCCTTATAGAAGAAGCACTGCTATAAACGAGGTGGAATCTTGAGGAATTTGGGgatttccatttatttcatttttcccttttatacaagttttttaaaaatctgctccCATCTTTTATGGGAAAAAGCATTTCTGAAAGTCAAGAGAAATAGGTTCCAGTCTCCGTCTGTCAGGGTTTTTGAGTTTAGACAAGTCTCTGAACCTCACTAGCCTGATCTGTAAAATCTGGATAATATAAGATCCTATACAAATCTAGATTTTCACTATTCCAAGTGGACATAAATAAAAACTGATCCATTTGAGGATATAATTTGGAAACTTCTGCGTCCTACTAATAGGTAGATATTTTATCAGCATTAGAAATGATTTGATAATGAAGACAAATCCAGTCAGGGGTTCTACAATGAATGATTTCCTTACAACCAAAGTtaataaaggaggaaggaggttggggatggggtggggagagaaagggagcgattgattgattgatgtgtttatttatttgcaaaattatattttatattatacataatatttatttgttttatatagtAATGTATTGCttaattataatattatgtataatatatatgtgtgtgtttatatatggataaataaaatctctcccttatatacattgttttcttgCTTTCCAACCACATTTTTGGACATCAGGGAATAAATTGGTGAGCAGCATTTGTCCCAATATGCCCTAGAATCTTCTCTTCAGAAAGTATTCCCATAGTGATGAGTTGCTTCCATAAGTAATCTCTGGCTTCAGACCCATTATCGGCTAGGTTCAGGAATCCAGTTCACTCTACAGTGCCACATCCAGTGtccacaagttcaaatccagactctgatACTCCTTAACCAAtgtttccctcattttcttcagctatgaaataaatgtgtgtgtgtgtgtgtgtgtgtgtgtgtgtgtgtgtgtgtgtgtgtatagatatgtatatatatgtatatttaatggCACCTTCCTTGCAGGGTTATCGTGAGGTTCAAactaggtaatatttataaagctcttaggatagtgcctggcacatagtaggcacagtAAAATTGTTTATTCCCTCCTCTCTTGAGTGTGCTTTTTAGCATATCAATGTTGATTGATTTTTCCCTATCTGTGTAATGGCCCATGCTAAGTACTGAAGTGAACGTGAATTGCCTTGACAAATTCTGCAAACTGGTGCGAAGAGGGGGCTGCTTGCCATTCAACCTGCATTATCCAGGGACACCATATGCCAAGGAAATCCAAAACCTGCCATTCACTTGGTTCTTCCACCAGAGAGGCTCACGTCCTATTGTAGaaattttggaaattaaacattGAATTTAGATggtattcctttttaaaaaagatctatcggtccattttattttattttaattttctttatttcagtaACGAATCTACACAAGTTTCCTAAGATGATAGGATTCATGTTGTccgtctccttccctctcctgtcgttgacaagcaatcccactCGAAATATAGGTAGATTCTACAGAGACTAGTCTTGTTTACTGTCGTGTCACCTTTTACTGTAGAGGCTTTCACTGGGCAGCCCTAGGGTTTCGTCAGTGTGGATAGCTGCTCTGCAGGTGCTGTGGAGGGGCCTCCCGGGCTTTCTTCCCTTCTATCCTTCTTATCCGTGTTTTCCCATAACCTATTCCATACCAGATCAAACCCTCACAGAAAGTAACTCCTGAGGGTTTGCTCCTGTCCGCGTCTCCTTTTCTGAGCTCCCCTCTAACTCAAACCTTCATTGATTCGACGAGCCAGGTTACCTGGGACTTGTCAGTACTAATTGTCCAGCATCTCCAGTTTTCTCCTATGTAAAATAACACAGGTTAGACGAGGACATCAGAGTTACTTCCCAGCTCTTAATAGTCGGAGATTTTTATTTCaacataaattataattaaaacacCAACTGAAAATAGATGCTTCCACTGTGCGTTGgacttatttctcttttaattagatacaTGGACTGGCTTTGCTAACTTACACTTTTTAGGGGCGGggggctttttttctttcctctccataACCATTCACATCCTTTCATCCCAGCCAACGGTGACTGCACTTGCCATCACCCAAAGGacaagatgggggtggggggcatcCATGGCGCTGGTTGTCAGCTAATTAaagttttgactttttaaaccaGGAAAGAAGAACAGAGCATGCCATCTGCTATCTCCCTGACAACCAATTCTACGTACTACAGTACATCTGCACCCAAGGCTGAGCTTCTGATTAAAATGAAGGACATGCaggaacagcagcagcagcaacagcagatTGCAGAGGATTCTGAAGATGAACTCGACCATGACCTGTCGGAGAAGAAGGTAGATTGCACTGAGATTTAATCATCCAAAACACTCTCCCATATTGGTCCTTGTTGTAAGAAGCCACTCacatgaaaccaaaaccccaaatacaaGTGTCAATCGATTGGAAAGATAGGCTGCTTTGATCCTCATCCACCcaattccaacaattctttctctggatatggatagtttCCCagcataaatctttcaggatttgGGATTCTACGTATTTATGTATATGGGGAAATACAACTACCCGCACCAAAAATATTGCAGGattgtgttttattatttttatctaacAACCTTGAAAGAGAGGGCTTCTGACTAAGGTCTGAGGCATTAGCATCCTgtcttgtttgtttttcatttttttggtacaGTCAACACATTGGTATGAATGTTCACCTCATCCCTGGTACTTTGAAGTTTAAACCTTTAACTCTTTATGGTTAGGCCACATGAGGTTAATTTAGCTCTCCCAGCATTGGGCACCTTTGCCGTGGGACTTACTTCCCAGCCATTATTTAACGATGCAATTACTTAGACTCTTAGCTTTGCTTAAAGCTTCACCTTCTGGCTCCATCATCAGAGTGTGcaattctctctccccctcccccaggcatTTCTCTTATTGCATGAGTTTTAACTGTATTTACCAGTTATCAAAAATCTGAGCACCTGACACTCGAGTTGAATAAATCTCCTTC belongs to Monodelphis domestica isolate mMonDom1 chromosome 8, mMonDom1.pri, whole genome shotgun sequence and includes:
- the SHROOM2 gene encoding protein Shroom2 isoform X6, which codes for MESSRSPSPQFAPQKLTDKPPLLVQDENSARIEKVIDNNTTVKMVPIKIVHSESHAEKESRQNLVSTMEPPALPSGLEKDQIKTLSTSEQSYSRFCAYTRQGVEPEAENKTRAADSEAAEALGYNLKDGEESSPAVSYVKAKEKTLEDLKSEELAREIVGKDKSLADILDPNVKIKTTMDLMEGIFPKDEHLLEEAQQRRKLLPKVPSPKITEEKKEEQSMPSAISLTTNSTYYSTSAPKAELLIKMKDMQEQQQQQQQIAEDSEDELDHDLSEKKQELIDSISRKLKVLREARETLLEDIQNNNALGDEVEAIVKDVCKPNEFDKFRMFIGDLDKVVNLLLSLSGRLARVENALNNLDENTSPEEQRTLLEKQKLLTRQHEDAKELKENLDRRERIVFDILASYLSGESLADYEHFVKMKSALIIEQRELEDKIKLGEEQLKCLTESLPPERAK